The following proteins are co-located in the Streptomyces bottropensis ATCC 25435 genome:
- a CDS encoding DUF6390 family protein: MTHAPSGPGPKLFARYAYAPNELGYCGPAEAASMFELGATGSTGADVVALARRFHGAWPYLTTLAELAGLDDPLDERVVRAYWIGGPLLREVDQLRFGERLLATIGSQAGHYWQHLTDSLVTEASATHGFHVFGVYPWTRLLSSGPAEQPLYVLDNCRIRWGRVVARDGDHVIARSRRLTWNGRRLGLSPAGRERVRIVVEGAGFVPDAGPGDWLALHWDWACDRLSPADVARLRYWTRWQLRATNLRLADEDGVED; encoded by the coding sequence GTGACACACGCACCGTCCGGCCCGGGTCCGAAGCTGTTCGCCCGGTACGCCTACGCGCCGAACGAGCTCGGCTACTGCGGCCCCGCTGAGGCCGCGAGCATGTTCGAGCTCGGCGCGACCGGGAGCACCGGCGCCGACGTCGTAGCACTGGCACGCCGCTTCCATGGCGCGTGGCCTTACCTGACGACCCTGGCCGAGCTGGCCGGTCTGGACGACCCGCTCGACGAGCGGGTCGTGCGTGCGTACTGGATCGGCGGCCCCCTCCTGCGCGAGGTGGACCAGCTGCGCTTCGGCGAACGGCTGCTCGCGACCATCGGCTCGCAGGCGGGCCACTACTGGCAGCACCTCACCGACTCACTGGTGACCGAGGCCAGCGCCACCCACGGCTTCCATGTGTTCGGCGTCTACCCGTGGACCCGGCTGCTGAGCTCCGGACCGGCCGAACAACCGCTGTACGTGCTGGACAACTGCCGTATTCGCTGGGGCCGTGTGGTGGCACGGGACGGCGACCATGTCATCGCCCGCTCGCGGCGGTTGACGTGGAACGGCCGGCGCCTCGGGCTGTCCCCCGCTGGACGCGAACGGGTGCGCATCGTGGTGGAGGGAGCCGGCTTCGTCCCGGATGCCGGCCCCGGGGACTGGCTGGCCCTGCACTGGGACTGGGCCTGCGACCGCCTGTCCCCCGCGGACGTGGCACGGCTGCGCTACTGGACCCGGTGGCAGTTGCGCGCGACGAACCTGCGGCTCGCCGATGAAGACGGTGTGGAGGACTGA